The following is a genomic window from Pygocentrus nattereri isolate fPygNat1 chromosome 8, fPygNat1.pri, whole genome shotgun sequence.
AAGCCTGATCTGCTGCACCGTCCCTGATGGCAACACAATCACCATATAATTAGGCTAACTTACAACATTACTTAATATtctataatttatatatataatattctacAGAGACAGCATGCAGCACTGTCATCCAGTCGCTCTCCACAATCGTTTGGTTAGAAACAACAATATCGCCAAATTGTTCAGTTTTTCTGAACAAGCCTGTCCATTTCACCCCGTTTCAGCCACAGATTTGCCCAAATCTATTTTGTAAACTTTCCATGTGGTTCATGCATAGTTAACATGGCTGGTGCACAGTCTCTGGAACTTGACCCTTTCGAGCAagtttgggttgaggtgaaaGGGGCAGCTCTGCAGCTCAAAGCAGTTTTTCCTGCTGGTAGAACATTCACTCACAGAGCTTCAAGCATGACGATAAATTAGTTTGTATATGAGTTGTATGAGATGTATGAATCCATTTTTTTGCACTGAACCAAACTGATCTGTGGTCTTTACCTGCACATGTTGTATATAGTAGGAAAACACTTGGTGCTGCAACACTTTTCAAACGAGGTATTATATTCTTCTGTACTCTGTAACTTGACTGATCACGAAGGTTCATGGGGCTGATCTAAGCTCTGGgattgtgtgtgaaatgaataaGCTGCTGTATGTTTCTGTAGCTTAGGATATGTTGCCCCACATCCTGCCTTAAGATGAAGCTACCAATGAAAGCCTACAGCTCACTCTCCCAAACCTGGTCAGTGCAGCGTTTCCTAGAAGCTGTAGAGCATTGCTTTCATGATTATACGGTACAGAAAGCACAGAAAGTACCGCTTTGAAAACTTCTTCATAGGCACTATACGGCGCCTGCAGTACAGCAATGGCTGATTCGATCATTTCGACAGGCCTATACCGTACATCATTAATGAGTACCTCATATCAATAATGTCAATGGAGAACTCTAAGCCAAAGAGAGCCAGTCAGTGGATGGACTAATGACAACTGCAGCTGCACATCGTCCAGATCTCATGGCTACAGAACAGCTTGTAGGAACGCATGAGCAGGTGCAACTCAAACTGTAAGCAGAGTTTCAGGATTATCAGGCATCTTAGCAGCACTGAAACCTGACAACAGTGGCAGTAGAACACGTATGCAGTAAGATGATGTTCTACTCATAGTCCAGTCAGCTCTGGCTCACATTCCAGCCCTTAAAACAAATGGGATGCAGTATGAATTCAGTTCAGAACTTCAGCTCTAATTTGAAGATATGTTGTGGAAATTACTGTAAAGGATATTTGGAAGAAACAGAACACAGTGAATGGATCTAGttctaaaaaaatgtaaaaagtttttttttttttaattcatcttAGTTTCAagacaatgaaaaacaaaagcacacaaacTTTCCTAGAACCTCTTTTAGAGCAACTGAAAGCAGCAAGTAACAAAAGGACTGGCCACAGATCCTTGACCACGCCTCTGTGGAAGTTCATGTCTGCTAAATCATTACTGCATCCTGAAAGGCTGATTTCAACCTCCCTTGTTTTCTTATCGTCTTATGACCCACAAAAAAGAGAGTACTGCTCTGAAAGTGTCTTCATAACGATCACTACTCAACCCCCACATGTCTGTACACAGTGAACATGGGCGACTTTTCCTTTAGCAGTGACACCAataaagtcaatggaaaatccACAGAGAGCCAGTTAGTGGCAGATTTTCATTTGAGCAAAGGCGGCTTTTTAAAGAATGGCTCTCTTTTTTGCAGACCTTGAATCAATGAACACAACTTCATcgacaccactgtgaacaacccAAGAGCTTCCACCTCCGTgctttacagtacagtactgtagcGCAGTCTGGCTGGAATTTCTTTACACAAAGAGTCTGTCAGTTTGATGCTTTACTAAAACGTTTTTCTCTGaattaaatgtcattttgttACACTTGATGGCCAAACTAAAGAACTTGATGGAAGTTGGCCAATGGTTGACCGTTTAAATTCATTTCACTTTCGTCAGAACTGTGGTGATGTGCTCTGTAGTTCCTGTGGAACAAAAGTGCACATTTGAATGACGTAAACCCTAAGCAGCACTTTTTTAAACAGAATGAATGATAACGAATAACACCATATGTTAAAATGATCACAGGTGACAGACGTTACTGTGAACATGATCTACATGTGATCCGTTATCTACGATGCTGAGGGATGGCGGCTAAACAAGGAAAGACTCTGTCAGAGTGTATCAGCAGGATGTGGTTGCACATGTGTTTGACTTTCAGTGCCAACATGTGCAGCACTAGTTGATCTTGTAGCGTTTGGACAAGCAGAGAGGTTTTGTAAGGTATTATGAGGGACCAGGACTAGTTCTAGTGAGCTCTTGTGGATCCACAGTACAGTACGGGTTCAGCTGTACCCAAACATAACGGGCCCAATTCAGCTCATGATGACCTGCGGAAGAGCCTCTGATGAATCAGCTGAAGCTGCAGGGCTGTCGGCTGCCAGGAGTGAGACTAAGAAACGCTGACCTACAGACCTCCATGTTTATATCCAAGCCTTTTGTTATTCAGCACAAAACAATGAGAGATGTGCACTGGATGCTATTCAGAGTTTGCAGTGGTAAAATCAAATAATTAAGCATTAGAGATGAAgagataaataaaatgcaacttTGCAGAACTTAAACGATGGTCTGGTCATTTGTGGTTAGTTTAGAATTTATCTTTTGTTCTGATGCTTTGTGAAGCTATTCGCTGTTTGGGTTACACAGTTTACAACAAGAATCCTAATCAGTAAGAAAGATGCATTCATCAAATACACAACATGGGCAATACAGTAGAGATCCTACTGTACGTGTTTACAGGTCATCAGACTACTGTACCAGTCACAGCAAGCAGGTCATTCTGTTGTACTTAGAGTTTACTGGACTGAGTGTACGGAAGTCTTGTCAGCTCTACTGGACTTTTTCATGAGTTTGTGAGAGTCCTGCCACTAAGCAAGTCcatcaggagatatttctgagtaaATTAGATATAAGACACTCCACTTTCAcaaggaagggaaaaaaacaggagtttataaaactggagttcattaaaagatacagagaaaacgaCACTAACAATCATGTAAGAGCACGAAACTATCACCATCAGGAAAACAGCACTAAAAGcttttaagagagagagagaaaaaaaatcgaACTCCATCCCAAATcaagatctgaaaacatccacaggtctttctgtccatccttccactgtgagaaggacgtgtagctgtgaagaagctgttactgagaaaaggaaattaaAATTTGTAAACAAGAAcctgctggtgttcttagaacaatggactgaccagcccaaagtccagacctcaacaccactggaTATGTTCAGCATTCCTTGGATCCCAAGAAAGAAAATGCAATGAAAGCAAGTTAtcaaaaaaatggaagctgcaataaagatAAAGAGACACAATGAATGCAAAAAAACGGATATCatgtttagctgttgaggctttatttaatgttgagacattaaataaattaagggtggtctttgacttttgtgcagtactgtacacaaaacatacaaatatatgATATTTACACATGTATATAACCAATATAATCAAACAAGTATACATTATAATATTCTCTCTCCAAAATGTATAAATGCCCAACTTAAAAGTGCCAAAAATGATAATTTGgatcaaacattttaaaaggtaATGAATCTTCCACACATTGTAAAGGTTTTACACAAACTACAGATTTACACCCAAAAAGCATGTAACTGTCTGCACATTAAGGTCATGGTCACAAATAGGACATAAAGATAAGCCAGTGAAGACCACAACCTGCAGAGAAGACTTACCAGCCAGCGCATTTCAAATGGGTGGACAATGGATCAGACCATTTAATTTGGCCGCTGAAAACCTTCATCACTCATACGaagctgttgttttgctgtattttgagTTTTGATTGTTCGACTGAAGACGCATTTCCTATTAAACCAGCAATAGAATTCACACATTTCAGGACACTTTCATCATCGATAAGACCGTGTTCAGCTGCTACAGACGTCTAAGCCTCATGTTCAGCTTCACCACTTTTAACATCAGATCTTCTTTCCGTTCTCCAACATTAATATTGGCAGAAATTAAGCTCATCATTTCATCTCTCAGTGAAACTCAGCATCATTtctgcactgtagctcacaatAACCACATCTCACATCTTTAAAATCCTTCTCTTCAATCATAAATGTTCATGTTCATTGTTGGTAAAAGTTCTGAGATCAGTCTTAAGGACGTTTGTGTACCTCCTGCAttagaagaacatttttctttgcTTCACAAACTTCCTGCCATCGTTGTGCCTCAACGTCCATTTAAACAGCTGATTGTAAACGAGCATTTCCAAgattctttacttttattaatCAGATTGATTGTTTCTCCTTTCATTAAcatttaatattgttttatCCATCCAGATCCACAAACAGGAGGTACCATCACTAAGCTGCAGGTTCACTGTAGTTATCGTGTATAACCATGAAATATGAACGTGTGTGGGGAAAATAAGGGGAAGAAGCTTCTCTTCACATTAATGAGGGTTACATGTACAGGATGATGATGCAAAAAGCTAAAATCAATGCACAGTTGGCAGGAAACTGACTGCATCAGTGGCTAATATTGTTGctataagaagaaaaagatcatTGTAGATCGATTTGTCATTAAACTTTACAGGGCACTTGACttacacacaaaaatattaattttcaaaacaaaatggAGACTTACacacatcactgttgtcagaagaaaaccatgtatctccaaaactgtaacttgTTTCTGGagttttttcaaaaaatgacaaaatatcaaaaactaaaatctattatttacaaaagtattcTGACCTTTTGCTGTGGAACTACATCTTGTTTGGTTTAATTATCCTTTGATGTGCCTAGAACTCAACTGAAGCCCACCTGTTGCAATTTTAATTGATTGGACATGGAAAGTCTGGAAAGGCACACATGTGGGTCTATAAGGGCCCACAATTTACACTGTATTGTCAGGACAATATCCTAGCCATGAAGTCCAAGAATGGCTCTGTTCAAACTATGGAGAGGAATAAACCAGAGCAAGGATGGAAAACAATATCTAAGCCTTTGAGCATCTCCACGTGGCCTTTGAAACTGAAGTTGGCACAACCCTGAACCTTCCTTGATGGCCTTCCAATAGTCTGTCCATCTGGCCAAATCAGGCATCTAGGTAAGAATGGCCCTGGTCAAGGAAGTAAGAAAGAACCCAATGGTTACTCTAAAGATGAAACTAACTTTATCTGCAGCACTCCATTAACCGGGTCTTGGCAGAATTGCAAGGACTCTGgcaacatgaggaaaaaaactaaagtctTAGTACAGAACAACAAGTACCATGTCTGGAGAAATACAGGCACAGCACATCTACTGGCTAACACCATCtctacagtgaaacatggtggaggcagcatcatgctcttgGCTGTTTCTCAGCATCAGCAAGAGGGAGATGCAGCCACATATAGGAACATCCTTGACAGAAACCTCCTCCAGAGCACATGTACCTTCCAACATGAAACTCAAAGCCAACACATCACTGGAGAGGCTTTGGAGAAAGTCTCTGAATGTCCTTAAGTGGCTCAGCCAAAGACCACATTTTAAACCACATGAGATATCAGCAGAGATCTGGAGATGGAAGTTCACAGACGCTCATCATTCAATCTGCTGAACGTTGAGGGGAAGTGCCACGAAGAATGTGAAACGGCCCAAATCAAGACCGAGCAGGTTTGCAGCTGTAAATGCCACTAAAGGGGCTTCTACAAAGTACTGAATAAAAAGTCTGAATGCTTTTGTGAATAAGAGATTATAGTTATTgagttttaattcatttttaaaaactcaaactTTTCACTTCCTCATTCATGGataacaatggcaataaaatcCATtcaaaattgtgtgtgtgtgtgtgtgtgtgtgtgtatatatatatatatatatatatatatatgtatgtatgtatgtatgtatgaagcTGCTGTcgtttacataatttgaactTTCCTTCTCATGTGAAGTCACCATTTTggcgatacaaggttttctactGACAACagcgagacacacacacacacacacacacacacaaaaacaaatgaattacCATTCTGTCGGGAGGGGAGCATCTTACGTTTTAGCTGTACGATAACTATATTCACCATAAtgataaacattataaatgcaGTGAGACGCTTTCACTTCACAGGATATCAGCATGTACAGGGTTCCCTTCACTGTCTTAATAGTTTTTCAGGGCACTGTACAATTTCAGTATAACCACAACTGCCGAACACACTGTTAAACACGTGCAAAGCGAGCTAGTGCAACAATATAGTGCAGACAGCTGTGACAATGGAAAGTCCCACATGCTGAAGGGTGGGTGGAAGAATGCAGTGCACTCGTTTTTACTCTTTAAGCCCACAAACTGTCAAACGGAAAGCCTGAAAACGGGAAAAGCATGTAGCTGAATGTCAAACAGAGCCCACCCGACTGAGTTAAGGTCATCACGGTACGTGTTTAGTTGAGGTGAAGAGGCTGGCTGGTGGAGTAAATGTGGAGGATAACAGGGTTCAATTTTTAACCTTTTCATTTAGCAAATCAACAAACCtctcatttgaccaggggtgctcaaatttctgcatttttgaATATTCAGAATTCGTTACATTCCAAAAGTGGAGACCAAACCTGAAGGCAgataacttggaaaaaaaatgcaaacagattattatatttaaaaaaccaCATTATTAATTACAGGatattttgatcatttgttACACAATTCCTGAAATGagtaaatatacattaaaaatacatgaaatctacatttttcttttattattagataaaacaataaaaattcaaaGCCAGGCTTAGATGTTCAGTTATTAACCGTAAAGACCAGTAACTACTCTGAATTACTCAGAAATTACTATGAAATTACTACTTAAGAGTATAGGGTTAAGTGGAATCAGGACCCACAGACGGGTTAAACATAAACAGTAAGGGtttaaataataatcattaaaGATTTGGCATAACACTGACCAGAAATACTGAAACAAACGCTAAAAAAGACCACAGTGGTTTTATTTCCTGATCCATTTATTATAACAGATGAAAGAGCTGAAACATTTCAGCTGAATCAGAAAATGCTCCGAGACCTTGGAGAGCTTCCTCTGCAGTGAGACTGGTCATTAAATTCAAAGTGAAACCTGCAGCTTGAGCAGTGAGCATTTCCTGATTGGGAATTTAAGGTAATGTTTAACCGCAGCCGACTGGCTAGTATACAATATCCCCTCTGAGCTGGAGAGAACCGGCCGCTTTGCCCGACTGACACCACTGTGTAAGTAAATGAGCAAATGAGAACAAACATGCTGAACAAGCGCTTCTATTATGCTTAActtcaaaatattcaaaaaggATGCAAATAAATGGTTGAGCCAGTTATTCCAGCAGTTTAATCCTGCTAAAAAGCTAATAGCGTAGCTGTTATATGACCATCACTGAGGCACATTCTGTGTTTACAGCACGTGTGACaggttttagagttttaacccAGACTAATTTTAAGCCTGTTCACTCAGCAATGCTGTCCCTAATCTGTCTTGGTCCTTTGCTGTCTTTCAGGATTGGACACACAGAGCAAAGCATCCCCGTGCTAGAAAATTAAGAAGGCATTCTTTAGGAAAAGGCCTACACCAGATGACTGATGGGACTCCCTGATGGAAACGTATGAGCATTTCTGCACCACCGCTGACGTCTGGATAATATACTTGAATTCAGGAGAAAAGGTGTCACAGAGGATCTCCACCCCTATTCCAGAATGACCTCGGAGTAAGCAAATAAGGATCAGCACTTTTAGGAGCTTCAGGGCGAACCCTCAGAACTGGACAAATGagaggaaaatgaatgaaagcgaAATCAAATGTGGCAATGCAACAGATATAAAGGAATACCAGCATTACATCTATGCCATCATCTACTCTGTAATTCTGGTTCCGGGGCTGATCAGCAACGTTCTTGCTCTCTGGGTTTTCCATGTGTACGTGAAGGAGACAAAGAAGGCTGTGATCTTCATGATCAACCTGGCCATCGCAGACTTGCTGCAGGTGCTTTCGTTACCTCTGCGCATTTACTACTACCTGAACAAATCCTGGCCTTTCGGTCATGCCCTCTGCATGTTTTGCTTCTATCTGAAATATGTCAACATGTACGCCAGCATCTACTTCCTGGCGTGCATCAGTGTGAGACGGTGCCTGCTCATCATCTACCCACTGCGCTACAATGCGATGAAGAGGTGGCGGGACAGGGGCTGGTGTGCGGTGGGCTGGTTCATCGTCTGTATCGGATGTCTGCCTTTTCCCCTACTGAGAAAAGTAGACTCTCCTATGCAAGAGATTTGCTTCTCAGAG
Proteins encoded in this region:
- the gpr174 gene encoding probable G-protein coupled receptor 174 — its product is MNESEIKCGNATDIKEYQHYIYAIIYSVILVPGLISNVLALWVFHVYVKETKKAVIFMINLAIADLLQVLSLPLRIYYYLNKSWPFGHALCMFCFYLKYVNMYASIYFLACISVRRCLLIIYPLRYNAMKRWRDRGWCAVGWFIVCIGCLPFPLLRKVDSPMQEICFSELPMVSLSMASGVTLVTMAEIAGFLLPLGLVLTCTWLTAASLREKNCILQDAGEKRKALKMVLSCACVFLVCFMPYHITFPLDFLAKSKNVSCTFRNAVLRSHPITLCLASFNSCLDPVMYYFTTDEFKRRLSRPELPESFHLHRRISCTMTEVTALQSEQKE